A genomic stretch from Hoplias malabaricus isolate fHopMal1 chromosome 4, fHopMal1.hap1, whole genome shotgun sequence includes:
- the pax4 gene encoding paired box protein Pax-4 isoform X3 → MCGSDVLQTQEGSLNQLGGRFLNGRPLPENTRRMMIKLALEGVRPCHISRILKVSSGCVSKILRWYRHTGLMGPKATGGSRPRLLTPHVISTIACYKRSRPSLFAWEIREKLSAEKVCRPDKVPSVSSINRILKKLQHNLEKCGGNICDKVDKERQNIYTVGEMDEQLTSSNLHSTQQRNRTYFSPEQCEILEREFLSGHYPDTYARVKLSAETNLSQDTIKVYTSILHPKGLVLKQTSKDETGNESGRKWQAITSWFGTSSLSGKPHCSLLSVIDLAL, encoded by the exons ATGTGCGGCTCTGACGTGCTTCAGACACAAGAAG GCAGCTTGAATCAGCTGGGAGGCAGGTTTCTAAATGGACGGCCTTTGCCTGAAAACACAAGGAGGATGATGATCAAGCTGGCATTAGAAGGTGTGCGTCCATGCCACATTTCCAGAATCCTAAAG GTGTCCAGTGGCTGTGTCAGCAAGATACTGCGCTGGTACCGGCACACTGGCCTCATGGGGCCTAAAGCTACAGGAGGCAGCAGACCACGGCTCCTTACACCTCACGTTATCTCTACAATAGCCTGCTACAAACGTTCCAGACCATCACTGTTTGCCTGGGAAATCCGTGAGAAGCTCTCAGCAGAGAAGGTCTGCAGACCTGACAAAGTTCCTAGT GTATCATCAATAAACCGCATTCTAAAGAAGCTTCAGCATAACCTGGAAAAATGTGGAG GGAATATCTGTGATAAAGTGGACAAAGAGAggcaaaatatatacacagtgggTGAAATGGATGAACAGCTAACAAGCAGCAACCTGCATAGCACTCAGCAGCGCAACAGGACATACTTCAGCCCAGAACAGTGTGAAATATTAGAAAGAG AATTTCTCAGTGGACATTATCCAGACACATATGCAAGAGTAAAACTGTCTGCTGAGACCAATCTGTCACAGGACACCATAAAG GTTTATACATCTATTCTTCATCCAAAAGGTCTGGTTCTCAAACAGACGAGCAAAGATGAGACGGGAAATGAAAGCGGGAGAAAGTGGCAGGCCATCACATCATG GTTTGGCACATCCTCACTCTCTGGGAAGCCCCATTGTTCCCTTCTCTCTGTCATCGACCTGGCTCTGTGA
- the pax4 gene encoding paired box protein Pax-4 isoform X1, protein MCGSDVLQTQEGSLNQLGGRFLNGRPLPENTRRMMIKLALEGVRPCHISRILKVSSGCVSKILRWYRHTGLMGPKATGGSRPRLLTPHVISTIACYKRSRPSLFAWEIREKLSAEKVCRPDKVPSVSSINRILKKLQHNLEKCGGNICDKVDKERQNIYTVGEMDEQLTSSNLHSTQQRNRTYFSPEQCEILEREFLSGHYPDTYARVKLSAETNLSQDTIKVWFSNRRAKMRREMKAGESGRPSHHDSYTGLAHPHSLGSPIVPFSLSSTWLCERAPLPVTRHLDSSSSLAAFPVAQNSESSTHSLAHCSSNTRAGFPLDQLLDEANMVQHRHEGGTCRPHFTEWTHPSFTGQYI, encoded by the exons ATGTGCGGCTCTGACGTGCTTCAGACACAAGAAG GCAGCTTGAATCAGCTGGGAGGCAGGTTTCTAAATGGACGGCCTTTGCCTGAAAACACAAGGAGGATGATGATCAAGCTGGCATTAGAAGGTGTGCGTCCATGCCACATTTCCAGAATCCTAAAG GTGTCCAGTGGCTGTGTCAGCAAGATACTGCGCTGGTACCGGCACACTGGCCTCATGGGGCCTAAAGCTACAGGAGGCAGCAGACCACGGCTCCTTACACCTCACGTTATCTCTACAATAGCCTGCTACAAACGTTCCAGACCATCACTGTTTGCCTGGGAAATCCGTGAGAAGCTCTCAGCAGAGAAGGTCTGCAGACCTGACAAAGTTCCTAGT GTATCATCAATAAACCGCATTCTAAAGAAGCTTCAGCATAACCTGGAAAAATGTGGAG GGAATATCTGTGATAAAGTGGACAAAGAGAggcaaaatatatacacagtgggTGAAATGGATGAACAGCTAACAAGCAGCAACCTGCATAGCACTCAGCAGCGCAACAGGACATACTTCAGCCCAGAACAGTGTGAAATATTAGAAAGAG AATTTCTCAGTGGACATTATCCAGACACATATGCAAGAGTAAAACTGTCTGCTGAGACCAATCTGTCACAGGACACCATAAAG GTCTGGTTCTCAAACAGACGAGCAAAGATGAGACGGGAAATGAAAGCGGGAGAAAGTGGCAGGCCATCACATCATG acTCGTATACAGGTTTGGCACATCCTCACTCTCTGGGAAGCCCCATTGTTCCCTTCTCTCTGTCATCGACCTGGCTCTGTGAGAGAGCACCCCTGCCAGTGACCAGACATTTGGACAGCAGCAGCTCACTGGCTGCATTTCCAGTAGCCCAGAATAGTGAAAGCAGCACACACTCGCTGGCTCATTGCAGTTCAAACACGAGAGCAGGCTTCCCATTGGATCAACTCTTGGATGAAGCGAACATGGTACAGCACAGACATGAGGGAGGCACATGCAGGCCTCATTTCACTGAATGGACTCATCCTTCATTCACTGGGCAGTACATCTGA
- the pax4 gene encoding paired box protein Pax-4 isoform X2, with translation MCGSDVLQTQEGSLNQLGGRFLNGRPLPENTRRMMIKLALEGVRPCHISRILKVSSGCVSKILRWYRHTGLMGPKATGGSRPRLLTPHVISTIACYKRSRPSLFAWEIREKLSAEKVCRPDKVPSVSSINRILKKLQHNLEKCGGNICDKVDKERQNIYTVGEMDEQLTSSNLHSTQQRNRTYFSPEQCEILEREFLSGHYPDTYARVKLSAETNLSQDTIKVWFSNRRAKMRREMKAGESGRPSHHGLAHPHSLGSPIVPFSLSSTWLCERAPLPVTRHLDSSSSLAAFPVAQNSESSTHSLAHCSSNTRAGFPLDQLLDEANMVQHRHEGGTCRPHFTEWTHPSFTGQYI, from the exons ATGTGCGGCTCTGACGTGCTTCAGACACAAGAAG GCAGCTTGAATCAGCTGGGAGGCAGGTTTCTAAATGGACGGCCTTTGCCTGAAAACACAAGGAGGATGATGATCAAGCTGGCATTAGAAGGTGTGCGTCCATGCCACATTTCCAGAATCCTAAAG GTGTCCAGTGGCTGTGTCAGCAAGATACTGCGCTGGTACCGGCACACTGGCCTCATGGGGCCTAAAGCTACAGGAGGCAGCAGACCACGGCTCCTTACACCTCACGTTATCTCTACAATAGCCTGCTACAAACGTTCCAGACCATCACTGTTTGCCTGGGAAATCCGTGAGAAGCTCTCAGCAGAGAAGGTCTGCAGACCTGACAAAGTTCCTAGT GTATCATCAATAAACCGCATTCTAAAGAAGCTTCAGCATAACCTGGAAAAATGTGGAG GGAATATCTGTGATAAAGTGGACAAAGAGAggcaaaatatatacacagtgggTGAAATGGATGAACAGCTAACAAGCAGCAACCTGCATAGCACTCAGCAGCGCAACAGGACATACTTCAGCCCAGAACAGTGTGAAATATTAGAAAGAG AATTTCTCAGTGGACATTATCCAGACACATATGCAAGAGTAAAACTGTCTGCTGAGACCAATCTGTCACAGGACACCATAAAG GTCTGGTTCTCAAACAGACGAGCAAAGATGAGACGGGAAATGAAAGCGGGAGAAAGTGGCAGGCCATCACATCATG GTTTGGCACATCCTCACTCTCTGGGAAGCCCCATTGTTCCCTTCTCTCTGTCATCGACCTGGCTCTGTGAGAGAGCACCCCTGCCAGTGACCAGACATTTGGACAGCAGCAGCTCACTGGCTGCATTTCCAGTAGCCCAGAATAGTGAAAGCAGCACACACTCGCTGGCTCATTGCAGTTCAAACACGAGAGCAGGCTTCCCATTGGATCAACTCTTGGATGAAGCGAACATGGTACAGCACAGACATGAGGGAGGCACATGCAGGCCTCATTTCACTGAATGGACTCATCCTTCATTCACTGGGCAGTACATCTGA